The following are from one region of the Accipiter gentilis unplaced genomic scaffold, bAccGen1.1, whole genome shotgun sequence genome:
- the LOC126036824 gene encoding olfactory receptor 14C36-like, with the protein MSNHSSITEFLLLAFADTRELQLLHFWLFLGIYLAALLANSLIITAVACDHRLHAPMYFFLLNLSLLDLGSISITVPKAMANSLWDTRAISYAGCAAQVFFVFFLFGAEYFLLTVMAYDRYVAICTPLHYGTLLGSRACVHMAAAAWGSGFLDAVLQTANTFSLPLCQGNAVDQFFCEIPRILKLACSDAYLREVGVLVVGVCFGFGCFVFIVLSYVQIFRAVLRIPSKQGRHKAFSMCLPHLAVVSLFMSTVMTAYLKPPSISSPSLDLLVAVLYSVVPPAVNPFLYSIRNKELQHALKKLIQSVIFQKQ; encoded by the coding sequence ATGTCCAACCACAGCTCCATCACTGAGTTCCttctcctggcatttgcagacacacgggagctgcagctcttgcacttctggctcttcctgggtatctacctggctgccctcctggccaACAGCCTCATCATCACCGCtgtagcctgtgaccaccgccttCATgcacccatgtacttcttcctcctcaacctctccctccttgacctgggctccatctccatcactgtccccaaagccatggccaactccctctgggacaccagggccatctcctatgcaggatgtgctgcacaggtcttcTTTGTATTCTTCTTGTTTGgtgcagagtattttcttctcacagtcatggcctatgaccgctacgttgccatctgcacacccctgcactacgggaccctcctgggcagcagagcttgtgtccacatggcagcagctgcctggggcagtgggtttcttgatgctgtgctgcagactgccaatacattttcactacccctctgccaaggcaatgctgtggaccagttcttctgcgaaatcccccggatcctcaagctcgcctgctcagatgcctacctcagggaagttggggTACTTGTAGTTGGtgtctgttttggatttgggtgttttgttttcattgtgctgtcctatgtgcagatcttcagggctgtgctgaggatcccctctaagcagggacggcacaaagccttttccatgtGTCTCCCTCATCTCgctgtggtctccttgtttaTGAGCACTGTCATGactgcctacctgaagcccccctccatctcctccccatccctggacctgctggtagcagttctgtactcagtggtgcctccagcagTGAATCCCTTCCTCTACAGCATTAGGAACAAGGAGCTCCAACATGCACTGAAGAAGCTGATTCAATCAGTAATCTTTCAGAAGCAATAA